One Gordonia mangrovi genomic region harbors:
- a CDS encoding RidA family protein, producing MNTAVFTDAETVGFYSPAVITPPGAQLVSVAGQLSTDVDGNSVGVGDFETQLRTVFGHLDSVLTASGSSLAEVVKFTTYLVDPDHIAEFYRVRELIFADLYPNRRPPGNTLLVIQRLVRPEFLVEIEALATTHTPIPEGALHVG from the coding sequence ATGAACACCGCAGTATTCACCGACGCGGAGACCGTGGGCTTCTACAGTCCCGCCGTCATCACCCCGCCCGGCGCCCAATTGGTCTCGGTGGCCGGTCAACTCAGCACCGACGTCGACGGCAACAGTGTGGGCGTCGGGGACTTCGAAACCCAACTGCGCACCGTCTTCGGCCATCTGGACAGTGTGCTGACGGCATCCGGCTCGTCGCTGGCCGAGGTCGTCAAGTTCACCACCTATCTCGTCGACCCCGACCACATCGCCGAGTTCTACCGGGTACGTGAACTGATCTTCGCCGACCTCTACCCGAACCGGCGTCCGCCGGGCAACACCCTGCTGGTGATCCAACGTCTCGTCCGTCCCGAGTTCCTGGTCGAGATCGAGGCCCTGGCCACCACCCACACCCCGATCCCGGAAGGCGCACTCCATGTCGGCTGA